The segment GCATTTTCACCAAATCATTGAGTGGAAACTGACTGCACTGCTACGGTAGGATCAATCTCACCTTTCGGATCCTGCATTGAGTGGCAACATTCAGTACTGTGCCCTTTCATTACCTGACCCAGCCCTGTACTTCAGGTCGTTCACATTTCTTTGGGGATAGCTCAAGATTTTGGAACGACAATCTGGCGGAGTTTGCCAGAACGAATGCAGAGTTTTAAAACTGTAAATAGAGAAGCCGCTGGGATGGATTACCTTCTCATTCTGAGCCAGATCATTCTGGGAATATTGGCCGTCATGCTGGTACTCGACATCGTGTTGAGAACCACGGCGGTCTATATCATTCTGCCCATTTTTGAACGACGGCCCCCGTTTGGGATTCGTCCTGCTTTTCCAGATCCCAAAGCGGAAGTCATTGAATTCCCCACGACCGACGGTCTGAAACTCCGTGGTAGTCTGTACCGGAATCCTGAACTACCTCCAAAAGGGTTGGTGGTCTTTTGTCCGGAATTCGGTGGTTCGCACTGGTCTGCTAAATGGTACTGCAACGCTCTGATTGATGCCGGCTTTTCTGTTCTCTCCTTCGATTTTCGAAACCAGGGAGCCAGCGAGCACCTGGCTAGTTATCGAGTGATGCACTGGTTGAGCGATTACGAAGTGCAGGACGCGATCTCGGCTGTCGAATACGCGCAGTCCCGTGAGGAATTGGCGGATCTGCCTGTGGGGATGTTTGGGATCAGTCGAGGGGGTGGGGCGGCATTGGCAACCGGTGCCAAACTGGATCGCGTCGAGGCGGTGGCGACCGAAGGAGCCTTCACCACCGACAGCATGATGTTCCACTTCGCGATTCGCTGGGCCACGTTGTACTTTCCGCCCTGGATCATCGATCGGCTTCCAGATCTCCATATGAGGATCTCGCTGACGATCGTCCGTTGGATCAGTCAGTGGCGGCACGGATGTCATTACCTGGTGCTTGAAAAATTATTGCGCCGCTTGAAAAAGAAGCCGGTAATGATGATGAATGGCACCAAAGACAGCTATGTCCATATGGATATTCCTCACAAAATCTTGAAGCGAGCCGGAGGACAGCCCTATCATCAACTCTGGGAAATACCCAACGCAAAGCACAATTTAGGACGCGAAACCATTCCTGAAGAATATGACCAGAAACTGGTCGAGTATTTTTCCCAGACCCTGAATTCCGAAGCCAGTGCGGTGGAACCCTCTGTTCGTACGTCCGAGATTTCTTGACTCCGCGTTTTCCGTCATGTTACAAACGTAAGACATGATCGTGGGCAATCACCGTTTTAACTGTCTGTCTTCGTCGGTCTCTGTCGAAAACATTCCGGTGGATTTCGAATCACGTAGAACATTGCCGTAAGCGGGCTGTACGGGCAATATCTGCATTTCCCCCGGATGTGCCGCACAATCCCTCGTTCATTCACGTCTTTTTCTCCTTTCGGATAGGGTTCCCGATGACATTGGTCACATTGCAGGCCATTGAAGGTCTAGAGCGGGGTCAGGTTTACCAGAACCTGAAACCACCGATAACGATGGGCCGGGAAGAGGAGAATTCCATTCGGCTGAACGACGAACGCGTCAGCCGATTTCACGCTAAAATTCAGGAGGACCAGGGCCATCTCATTTTTACGGACCTGGGCAGCACGAATGGCAGTCGTGTGAATGGCGTCCCCGTTCATCTGCACGTGCTTCAAGTTGGCGACCAGATTTCCATTGGTCGCTGTTTGCTGGTACTGGGGGATGACGAGGAACTGGCGCAGTTCTTTGCGGAGCAGGGCCCACCCGCCGTCAGTCTGACGGAATCGGGACAGTTGATTGATGATGAGACAGAATCAGCCGCGAGCATCAAGAACGGTGCCAGTGAAGAACCTATCGGAGATTCTGGGCCGGTGGAACTGCCCCGTCTTGTAAAGGCACCCGAATTGCCACAAGGGTTAAACCTGCTGCAGAAGACGTTGCTGTCGGACTATCTCGTTTATGTCCATGGACAACTTGGGCAAATCATTAGTACGGCCCGGCAAATGAATCCCGATGAAGCTGATTCCAATGAAGGGCTTGCTGCGGAGAATATGCAGGAGGAATCGGCGGATATGCAAATGAGCTGGTCGCATTGGCAGCAATTAATTCAGCTGGAGATTCAGCTGTCGCGACACCTCAAAAAACTAGCTGATCCGGAAGAGTAACATCGAATCCCCACCCTCTGGTGAGTATTCAGCCACGATAAAAAAAGTAGGCTGTGCGAGAATTCCGCGATAACAGCCCCAGAACGTTACGGCAGAAGCAGGCCTTCTCGGATGGCAAAGCGGGCAAGTTCAACGCGATCGTGGATGCCCAACTTGTGCATAATTCGATATTTGTGGCTATCAACCGACTTGGTGGAGAGGTGCATGTCTTTCGCAACCTCCTTAACGCTTTTGCCGCGGGCAAGCTGACGTAACACCTCGAATTGTCTGGATGTCAATTTCTTCAGACTGTGGGGAGAGTCAATCGTGTACTTTTTGGTTTGGCGGTTATACCGCAGCCGCTGCTGAATTTCCTCGGAGAAAACTTGTTCTCCCTGATGGATTTTCGGGATCGCTTCCAGCAGTTTGCAGAGCGGGTCGACCTTCAGCAGGTATCCATGAGCTTCCAGACGCAGAGCCTGCTCGATGAACACATTCACCAATTGGTTGGTGAGAAAGCAGATTCGCGTCGGCAATTCCTGGCGTTTCATCTCTTCGCAGAGTTCGAAGGTCCCCCCCTGTGTCAGGGCGAGATCGAGAACCAGGATGTCGGGACGATGCTCTAGCAGCAGGGGTAGGGCTTCCTGCGCACTCTCCGCGACGCCCACTACTTGCAGGGTCGATTCCCGATTTATTCGGAAGGAGAGACTATCTAAGAAAATTCGATGATCGTCCAGAAGGACTAATCGAATTGGTTGTATTCGGTCACTGAGGTCGGAAGACATAAACGCAAACCTTTGGCCCAAAAGCTTTATGCATCTTCCCGAAGCGGTCTATCTCAATTTTCAACTAATCAGTTCGGTGGATACGTCATTTGATAAATGAGTATTTTCCGGCAACTACCTGAAGGAGAGAAAACCATGGTTGATAAACTGCTTCTGAAAAACGGCTATTCAAAACAACGAATCAATCAGATGAGATTGCGTCAATTATCTTGAATTATGAGAGGTAATGATCAATCCTCGAAGGCAATCGGTCCTCAGCAACAGGCCCACGTGGATCACGACAGTATATAAATAGAAAAACGAAGCATTTGCTCGCTTAGAACAAGTGAAACTAAAAGCCTCTCCATAATCGGAGATGCTCGGCATTTTAGCGACAAAATTCTCTTCGAGACGTCTGAATTGATTCAAAACAGAGACGAGACGTCTCGATCTGAAAAGCAATAATCTATTATTTAAAAAGCACAATAGTTGACATCGTCTGAACAACCGTTCGCATTTAGAAACTTTATTGAAAATTAGCGGTTTGACAATAGCAAAACCGATTTTACAGGAAAACACCTCCTTAAGATCGCGCTGCTGGGTGTTTCGACAACAATCTGAACAATTGCCCTTGGCTTCCGGAAGATAGGGAGAAAAGGATGGAAAAACCGTGCAAGTTGAATTTTGGATTCTATGTTTAGGCATTAAATCAATGCATCTGCCGCAGAGTCTGAACCACATCTCCATTGGAGAATGTGAGGATATCTCGCAGATAAAATGAAATTTGTCACAGTTAATCAGTCATGAACCCACACAAATTGTGTTTTTTCAGGCTTAGACCTGACAAGAGCCTCCCTCATGTCCAGGAATTTTGCCTTCGATTTGTCTCCACTCAACCCTGTGGAAGGAGCAGTAATGTCTACGGTAACTCGCGAAAGTTCAGAGTTAACATCGGAATGCGTTAATCCGGTACTTGGTGCTACTAAATCAGTATTTGAAGCCATGTTGGGGTGCACGCCCGTTCGAACGGGACTGGCTCTTAAAGAGTCGACTCAACCCAAATATGAAATCAGTGCTGTGATCGGTGTCACCGGTCGTGCTATCGGAACGATCGCTGTCAGCCTGAAGGAATCAACCGCTCTCGAGGTTCTCTACCGTCTAGTGGGGGTCCGTGCAGATGAAATGAATGCGGAAGTCTGCGACGCCGTAGGTGAACTGACCAACATCATTGTGGGCAACACGAAAGCGAAAATGGAAGAATTACAGCTCTCCATTAGTATTCCCAATATCATTACCAGCTCTGGCCACCATCTCCATTACCCGTCCAAAGTTCAGCCGATCTGTATCGAGTTCGATTCGGAAATTGGTCCTTTTGCGATCGAAGTCGGTTTCGCCAGTAATGACTAATGATTCCACTGAGTGGCCAGCGGCAGATGATGGTTTCCGTGACCTGAACCAAACTAATAAAACAAAATCTATGTAAAGATACACCTCTGGTAATGATGGCTGGGGCAGATAATGAGCTCGCCCCATTTGGCAGAATTTAATTGATGTATCTTGGAGTCAATTGAAATGAAGGTATTACTTGTTGACGATTCCGGCACGATGAGAACGATTCAACGTCGTTGTCTCAATATGCTGAGCATTACAGACATTGTGGAAGCGGAAGATGGTGTTCAGGCTCTCGATTTATTCGAGCGAACCAATTTTGACATCGTCCTCAGCGATTGGAACATGCCCAACATGGACGGGCTTTCTCTGCTTAAAGAGATCCGTCAGCGTGACGCGAATATTCCGGTGATTATGATTACAACGGAGGCTGAACGTGCTCGCGTGGTCACCGCGATCCAGGCTGGTGTTTCGGATTACCTGATTAAACCGTTTACGCCGGACATGCTTAAGGAAAAGATGGAGCGTTGGGTAACTATTCCCTCCTGAGAACAATATATCGATTATCTTTGAAGTGAGGGGCTCTCACTCTATGGCATGACCATTGCGAATATTCTGTTGGTCGCTGTAGGGAAGAAAGGACGATAGTTCTAGAAGAGCAGTCAATCTGCTGTTCCAAGGAAATCTGATTCCTGAGCAAGGCCCCCAAAATCCAGACATATCAATAGCTTCCCGTAGATCTTCGGGAATGCCGGCTCCTCCCGAACAGAAGCGAGGCCCGGTCGTATATCATTTGCACAGCAAGGAAGATTACACCGCTGAATCTCCAGATTGTTTCAGCTCACAATAACCGCATTGTCGGGCTAAGCAACGAGAGGACTCTCCGCCAGGAGATTCTGCACGTGTCACTGTTGTCTCGAACAGCCGATAGTCTTCCTGGCGATAGGACGCAGGCGAAATAAGGAAACTGCAATGATCGACCCAAAGAAAATATGGTCTTCCAATAATCTACCATCGTTACCCATGGTGGCCATTGAACTATTGGAACTCTCAAAAGATACAGATTCCGAAGTCAGTGATTACATTCGTCTGGTCAAATCCGATCCGGCCATCACCGCGAAGATTTTGAAGGCGACCAACTCTTCTTACGCCGGGTTCAAAAACCCCATCACCAGCATCGACCGCGCTGTCCCATTACTTGGAGCGACGGTGGTTACCTCATTGGCGCTCAGTTTTTCTCTGTCCGACGCTGCACACGTTGCCGGTCCTATGGCGACGTGCTTCAAAAACTATTGGCGGTCCTCCGTGGTTAAAGCCGCCGCTTGTGAAGTCATCGCACTGGAATACAATCCGGGATCGGAAAGCGATTTTTTCCTGGCGGGTTTACTTTCCAGCCTGGGGCGACTGGCGATGCTGAAAACGATCCCGCAGGACTACCTGAAGGTGATCGAGACATTCGAGGAGTCGGAAGACAAGCTGCTCCATGAAGTCGAAACAGAGTTGCTCGGAGTCAACCACATTGAAGCCGGGTTGAATCTGATGATCTCCTGGAAAATCCCCTCCACGATTCAGCTTTGTGTTCGGCATCAGGCTGATCCTCCTGAAGTGATCAATGCCATTGAGCCTTCGCAGGATTTGGATATGGTGCGGGCTGTTGCCGTAGCGAATGCTGTTGGTAGCTACTTTTGCACTCATCAGAAGGGGATCGCATTACAGCGGCTCCAGTTATTGACGGCCAGTTTTTACAAATGGTCCGATAAAGATCTCGAAGATCGCTTGCTGAAAATGAAAGAGCGGATCGATCTGGCAGCAGAGGTCTTCTCTGTCGACACATCAGAAATCGAGAGCCTTAATGACATCATGGCCGAAGCGGGCGAGCAATTGGCGATGCTGGCGATGCGAGCCCATGTTGCCAGCACCCAGGCCGTCGTGCGTCAGCAAATAATTGAAGAAGAAGTCAAACAGCTAGAGCAGAAAAACCAGGAATTAACAGAACAGGCGATTCGAGACGTTCTCACGGGAACCTACAATCGAAAATTCTTTGACGAAAGTCTGCGAAAAGAGATCGCCCGTGCGGCACGCTCCGCTACGACGATTGGGGTCATCTTCCTCGATATCGATAACTTCAAAAAACTGAACGATACCTACGGTCATCAGTTTGGTGATGACGTCCTTAAGCAGGTCTCGGCTCGCATGGAAGATACGTTGCGTACAACCGACCTTCTTGGCCGGTACGGAGGCGAAGAGTTCGTCGCTCTGGTTTCACAACCGACGAAAAAAGGGCTGACCAAAGTTGCCGATCGATTGCGGGCCGCGATTGAGAGTTTGAAAATTCTGTTCAACAACAAACAGGTACCTGTCACGATCAGCGTGGGGGCTTGCATCGCCATGCCGCGAAGGAACGGACTTGAAGTTGGCGAACGCCTGGTGACAGAGTCCGATGCAGCCATGTACGACTCCAAACGAAATGGACGAAATCAGGTTCATGTCCGTTCGATTATCGATCCCATTCAGGAACAACTGACACAGCTCAGCAATCAGAAACGATTCAGCCGTTGGCTCGTTCGGCATGGCCATGCCCGTATCGAAGAAGTTTCTCAGGTTCTACTGGATTGTCATTTTCCACATGAGAAAATCGGTGTCCTTGCTCAAAATTCAGGTTACCTGACTGCTGAGCAGGTGGAGCAGATACTGGATTTACAGAGACAATCCGATGAACGCTTCGGCGTGACCGCGATTGCACAGGGATTTCTCACGGAAGAACAAGTCGCCTATTTACTGGCTATGCAACAGGAAGATGCAGGACAAGTGGCTCAAGCTTTAGCCGCTAAAGGCTGCATAAACGACGAAATCCTTTATAACCTCATGAACATCTACAAACACGAGGTGGATCCATCCCGGCCTGCAAAAAATGCAGTGGCCAGCGATTCAGCGACCTAAAGTTGGGAACAACGACCAGCTTACCGGGTTCGGATGATTGCACTGAGAAAAGTCAGTTCTTGAACACAAAAGAGTACGAAGCCAACTCGTCGTCGGCCTTCCAGGATTAATTCAGGAAGGGTTCACGACCAGGATGACGGGTAAAAAATCGTGCTGACAGTCCAGGCTGTATGTTCACATTATTGAGCTGACGCTTTTTGACTATAATCCACTTGATCGAGAGTGATTGATTCACAGACTTCTCTTCAGGGTGGGTAGGAAACTATGATTCCCTGCAGTCGACAGTGCAAGTCGTTTTGAAGGCCGGGTCCATGGAGGAACTGAGTGCGACAGAATCTCTAACAGAGATGTCACCTCGGATCGAGCAGGTTGCCGGACGGAATGTCTGGTGGACTCAGAGTGCAGGTTTCTGCTCTGAGCCAGTAACCATTTTCAAAGCCCTCTTGACTGATTCGCTTCCTTTCGGAAACTGGTCAGTTCAAATTTGAAATCAGCAATTGGTGGATACAGTAGATATGACGGAAGTCTCTGCAATCTCGTTCAACGAACAGAAAATGTCGCGAAGGTATGCCCTCTCCCTGATCGCGGCCATTGTCCTCTCCTTTCTTGGCTGGCAGATTCTGCACGATGGGGGAAGCCATGCTTCCGCAGTCGCCGCCGGTTCTGCAACAGAACATGCTGTTGAGCATGGTGCCGAGCCCCATGGAGCTGCCGAGGGAGCCGTACCAGCCGAGGAAAAGCACCACGATATCGCTCCTGATTTTTATAGCATTCTCCCTTTTGCAGCGCTGCTCCTTTGTATTGCCTTATTGCCACTGTTTCATAAGACAGAACATTGGTGGGAACATAATTGGAATCGATTTACAGTTGCCGTCGTTCTGGGCGCCGTGACATTATTTTATTACGCGTTCCTGTACGGACATGGTGTGACCGACCATACAGCCCACACAACGTCGGAGCCTGGCTTGGGGGCGGCGGTCGTTGTTCTCAAAAATGCTCTGCTGGTAGAATACATTCCTTTCATTACTCTTCTGTTCAGTTTGTATGTCATCTCGGGTGGCATCGCGATTGAAGGTCACCTGGTAGGACGACCAAAGTTGAATACAGGCCTCATCGGTTTAGGGGCGCTGTTAGCCAGCTTCATTGGTACGACCGGTGCCGCGATGTTGTTGATTCGTCCTTTGCTGCGAGCCAATGCCAACCGTGATTATGTTGCCCATACAGTGATCTTCTTTATCTTCGTTGTTTGTAATACGGGTGGCTGCCTGTTACCGATCGGTGATCCACCATTGTTCCTGGGGTATTTGAGAGGCGTACCATTCACCTGGACGCTGGAACTCTGGCCGGAATGGTTGTTCGTGAATTTCCTGCTGATTGGTGTCTACTTCACCTGGGATACGCTTAAGTACCTTAAAGAAAACCGAACCAAGATCGAAGCGAAACCGGAGAATCCCGAGAAATTCAAAATTCGGGGTGTATTGAATTCTGTCTGGCTGGTGGGCGTCATCATCTGTGTCGCCTTGCTCGATCCGAGCAAAGCTGTTCCCGGGACAGACTGGCATGCCCCCATGTACTTCCGCGAAGTGATGATGTTGATTCTCACCGGACTGTCACTGATTTTCACCAGCGTTTCCATTCGCCAGAAGAATTCATTCAACTACGATGCCATTCTGGAAGTGGCAGCCCTGTTTGTGGGTATCTTCATCTGCATGCAGGCACCGATTCAAATTCTAAACGTGTATGGAAAGTTTCTTGGCTTCGACAGTCCAACGAAGTTCTACTGGGGAACGGGTATTCTTTCCAGTTTTCTGGATAACGCACCGACCTATGTCGTCTTCTTTGAAACGGCCAAAACCATGGAACCTACCGGAACGGTGGTGGCTGGTGTTGGGGAGCTTATGCTGTCGGCCATCAGTTTGGGAGCCGTCTTCATGGGAGCGATGACCTACATCGGCAACGGTCCGAACTTTATGGTCAAAGCTATCGCCGAAAAGAACAACGTGCGAATGCCTTCCTTCTTCGGTTACATGGCTTACAGTTGTGCGGTCCTGTTACCGATTTCGATTATCATGAACCTGATCTTCCTGCTGTAAGGCTCACCGCCTGAACGTTAGAAGTTCAGAATGTAAATTAAAAAAGGGTCGGAAGTTCGATAGAACTTCCGACCCTTTTGTCATTTCAAAACGGAGTAACGATCTCGTGAATGTTACTCTCCGCAACAGGGACAGATCTCCGGCACCAGGACGGTTAATGTCGCCGCATAAAGCGTTTCATCATAGGCTTCCCCGTCGACGGCTGGGACTTTATGGTGAACGGCGATGAGAAAACGATTCCCCGACTTCGGAGTGAAACTGACCGCTCCGTCCGCGTCCGTATTACGCTCATACTGTTCGTCGAAGCCTTCTGCCAGGCTGACGCCCTGAGGAATGTAAGAAACTTTTGCGTCAGCAAGTGGTTTCCCTTCAAACAGAACCTGCATCCGCAGTTTCTTGCCCGGGCCCATGGGAGTGACGGGATTGGACATTGGAACCAGCTCTAATGCATGACCTGCGACGCGATCGAATCCGGGGTTGTCGACCGAAACTTGGTCCAGAGATGGGGTCACAACGAAAAACGTTTTGGCACTCTTAATGGCACGGATGGGGTGACCATGATTAAGCAGCTTGTCCAGAGTATGTTCGACTGTGTACAGGCCAGGTTTCTTAACGACGAACTTACTGGTCCAGTAGCCTTCGTTTGGTGCGTAACCGGTGTCGATTAGGCGATCCAGAAGATCGTATCGGGTTCCATCGGGAGAAACCAAATCAACTGAGCAGCCTTCCAGGTCGAGTTTACTCGCCAGTTTGAAGTCGCGATGGTCGTTGCCGTGATTGCCCAGTTTAAGGTCGATGTAAACCGCTCCACCGGTACGTACCAGGTTGGAATTGGTTTCGACCCAGGTGTCATGGGCGAATGCCAACGGACTGAGCAGGCAGCACCAGCCGAATAGAAACAGAAAAGAAGTACGAATCATGAGATTCCCTTTATGAATGTCGACAGAGGATTGGTTCAATCCAATCATGTCGAAGCTGATGTTTATAAATCGCCGATTGGCTCTTTACCGTTACGAGTAGCAAGAGCACGCCAGATACTGCTGTCGATTGCTTCGCCAATGAATTGCACGCTACCGTCCAGGTAGGCAGCAAAAACGCCCCCGGGATGAGCGCTGCGAGCACTGGTCATCGCGAAGTTGTGATACCCATTATGGCAGTCGGGCAGCGGATAGTTGGGCGTGTACCAATGGTTATACATCGCATCCGCCAGGTGTCCGTTCACCCACTTAGCACCCCGTTGACCCGACCAGGCAGGAGCTGTCGCGACGTCGCAGGAGGAAGGCGTTGTTTGGGTTCCCAGAGGCAATTCGATCACTCGATGACGATAGTCAGAATCGTCAGGGGCGCTGTTGGTACCATCGCCCAGCAACTGTTCGCTGAAGACAATTGTATGACTGGTTCCATCTTTAACATGACGAAATCCAATATCGGACAGCGAGAAAATCAAACCGTCCGCATCGGCGATAGACCCGTCATCGGATGTTCCTGGTCCGTTTTCGCCAGAGCCAGAGCACGCGGGATAGCTGAGACCGCCGTAGATAGAATCGGGTACAGATGCGCGGTCGCTAGGGCAAATCAGAAACGAGATATAGTTCTGAGCGGCCATGTCATTGTTATTCACTTCGGTTGCGTCGTATGCACCAAAGTTAAATGCGTTCAGTGGAGGAACGTCATAGTTCAACAGATTTTCGAGGTTAGCCTGTTCCGCGTAAGGGAACAGTTTGGCTTGAGGAGACCAGACGAAAGGGAACCCCAAGCTACCCGGTGGCAGAACGCGATGAACGGATTCGTAATTGTGCAACGCGATACTCATCTGACGGAGGTTGTTCCGGCATTTGGTTCGTCGGGCCGCCTCCCGCGCTTGTTGAACGGCGGGAAGTAACAGGCCAATTAATATCGAGATGATGGCCATCACCACCAGTAATTCGATCAGTGTAAATCCACGCGCACGTTGTGCGCGTAGATTGATTGAATGTCTCATTGAAGAAACTCCAGAAAAGAAAAATCCAGGGAACGCCCCAAAAATGTACGGACGTTCGGAAATGGGAATGATTCCAGGTAAAGAATCAGGCCGCTTCTGGAGGAGGAGTTTCAGGTAGCTGACGACGTTCGGGACGGACTCCGGAATAATCCAGAATCGTCCAACTTAAGTCGAACAAGGAGGAGCAGATTGCAGACTTAGAGAGAATACGTGGTTCGCTGTTGGTCACCAGACTGGAAGGGAACGAACCTCCACAGCCACAGGAAGTCAGGGCAGGATGTTCTTCCTCGGGGACAGCCGGAGTTTTTTCAGGGGCAGGCTTACTGCAGCAGGGTTGGTCGGTTGCCGAACTGCAACATGAGAGGAGCGACATGGCGAAGTCCGACGGTGCGCAGATATCAGTTGGGAGCTGACAACAGGCTTTGGGCTTCGCAGTTGAAGCCGCAGTGGAACAACAGGAAGATTGTCCTATGTCAGTGGCTGGTTTATGACAGCAGCATTCACCGCTTCCTTTTACGGACTGACTGCATTGGCAGCCACAATCGGATTGCCCTGAATAATGGGCCGGCACACCGACCATCATCGCCAGATAGACCAATAGCGTTAACGAGCCGATAAGTCGGCTACGATTAAACGTGATTGATAATTTCAGGCGGGGGTACATCGTTCGGAAGAACCTTGGGGAAACAGTCGCGATTACCGTCTCCGTTCAGCAATCAGTGCGATCATATCAGGCGAGTTTTCAGCCTGACGAGATTGATGGCAAGTTATCTTTGGCGATCTCCGTGCCAACGTGGGGTCCTTCGATTGTAAAAGAGCATCGAGGGCAACCGAAAGAGAGTACTTGGTAGATTTCCCAGTTTCAGGAATAACCGGGTCTTATTTCGTAGGGAAATTGGATGGATTTCCGCCTTCGCCGAGAGGATGGTTTGGACCATCTCTGGAGCGGATGCCTCTCAGAGCGGAGTACACAAAAAAAGGGAGAACCAGATGGTTCTCCCTTGATTGAGTTTAGCGCGGGGTGGTTTAGATTGCCCGCATTTTGATCAGGAAATCTCCCGTAACCTTATCGAGTCGGGCCGATTCGGCAGCGAGAGCGTCGGCAGACCGGCTGATCTCAACGGCACCCTGGCCCCCCTCTTCGGCTGCTTTGGAAACTCCCGTGATGTTGTTGGAGACTTCCGCTGTACCGCGGGCAGCCTCGGAAACGTTGCGAGAGATTTCGCTTGTAGCCGCTGTCTGTTCTTCGACGGCACTGGCGATTGTCGTAGAGATTTCGTTGATTCGGCCAATACTTGTACCGATCGACTGAATCGCTTCTGCGGCTCCACCGGTCACGTTCTGGATCGCTTCGATCTTCTGACTGATCTCTTCCGTCGCCCGAGCAGTCTGGCGAGCGAGTTCTTTGACTTCATTCGCAACGACCGCGAACCCTTTGC is part of the Polystyrenella longa genome and harbors:
- a CDS encoding alpha/beta hydrolase, which encodes MDYLLILSQIILGILAVMLVLDIVLRTTAVYIILPIFERRPPFGIRPAFPDPKAEVIEFPTTDGLKLRGSLYRNPELPPKGLVVFCPEFGGSHWSAKWYCNALIDAGFSVLSFDFRNQGASEHLASYRVMHWLSDYEVQDAISAVEYAQSREELADLPVGMFGISRGGGAALATGAKLDRVEAVATEGAFTTDSMMFHFAIRWATLYFPPWIIDRLPDLHMRISLTIVRWISQWRHGCHYLVLEKLLRRLKKKPVMMMNGTKDSYVHMDIPHKILKRAGGQPYHQLWEIPNAKHNLGRETIPEEYDQKLVEYFSQTLNSEASAVEPSVRTSEIS
- a CDS encoding FHA domain-containing protein, with the protein product MTLVTLQAIEGLERGQVYQNLKPPITMGREEENSIRLNDERVSRFHAKIQEDQGHLIFTDLGSTNGSRVNGVPVHLHVLQVGDQISIGRCLLVLGDDEELAQFFAEQGPPAVSLTESGQLIDDETESAASIKNGASEEPIGDSGPVELPRLVKAPELPQGLNLLQKTLLSDYLVYVHGQLGQIISTARQMNPDEADSNEGLAAENMQEESADMQMSWSHWQQLIQLEIQLSRHLKKLADPEE
- a CDS encoding response regulator transcription factor, with the translated sequence MSSDLSDRIQPIRLVLLDDHRIFLDSLSFRINRESTLQVVGVAESAQEALPLLLEHRPDILVLDLALTQGGTFELCEEMKRQELPTRICFLTNQLVNVFIEQALRLEAHGYLLKVDPLCKLLEAIPKIHQGEQVFSEEIQQRLRYNRQTKKYTIDSPHSLKKLTSRQFEVLRQLARGKSVKEVAKDMHLSTKSVDSHKYRIMHKLGIHDRVELARFAIREGLLLP
- a CDS encoding chemotaxis protein CheX, with the translated sequence MSTVTRESSELTSECVNPVLGATKSVFEAMLGCTPVRTGLALKESTQPKYEISAVIGVTGRAIGTIAVSLKESTALEVLYRLVGVRADEMNAEVCDAVGELTNIIVGNTKAKMEELQLSISIPNIITSSGHHLHYPSKVQPICIEFDSEIGPFAIEVGFASND
- a CDS encoding response regulator, yielding MKVLLVDDSGTMRTIQRRCLNMLSITDIVEAEDGVQALDLFERTNFDIVLSDWNMPNMDGLSLLKEIRQRDANIPVIMITTEAERARVVTAIQAGVSDYLIKPFTPDMLKEKMERWVTIPS
- a CDS encoding sensor domain-containing diguanylate cyclase; protein product: MIDPKKIWSSNNLPSLPMVAIELLELSKDTDSEVSDYIRLVKSDPAITAKILKATNSSYAGFKNPITSIDRAVPLLGATVVTSLALSFSLSDAAHVAGPMATCFKNYWRSSVVKAAACEVIALEYNPGSESDFFLAGLLSSLGRLAMLKTIPQDYLKVIETFEESEDKLLHEVETELLGVNHIEAGLNLMISWKIPSTIQLCVRHQADPPEVINAIEPSQDLDMVRAVAVANAVGSYFCTHQKGIALQRLQLLTASFYKWSDKDLEDRLLKMKERIDLAAEVFSVDTSEIESLNDIMAEAGEQLAMLAMRAHVASTQAVVRQQIIEEEVKQLEQKNQELTEQAIRDVLTGTYNRKFFDESLRKEIARAARSATTIGVIFLDIDNFKKLNDTYGHQFGDDVLKQVSARMEDTLRTTDLLGRYGGEEFVALVSQPTKKGLTKVADRLRAAIESLKILFNNKQVPVTISVGACIAMPRRNGLEVGERLVTESDAAMYDSKRNGRNQVHVRSIIDPIQEQLTQLSNQKRFSRWLVRHGHARIEEVSQVLLDCHFPHEKIGVLAQNSGYLTAEQVEQILDLQRQSDERFGVTAIAQGFLTEEQVAYLLAMQQEDAGQVAQALAAKGCINDEILYNLMNIYKHEVDPSRPAKNAVASDSAT
- a CDS encoding sodium:proton antiporter translates to MTEVSAISFNEQKMSRRYALSLIAAIVLSFLGWQILHDGGSHASAVAAGSATEHAVEHGAEPHGAAEGAVPAEEKHHDIAPDFYSILPFAALLLCIALLPLFHKTEHWWEHNWNRFTVAVVLGAVTLFYYAFLYGHGVTDHTAHTTSEPGLGAAVVVLKNALLVEYIPFITLLFSLYVISGGIAIEGHLVGRPKLNTGLIGLGALLASFIGTTGAAMLLIRPLLRANANRDYVAHTVIFFIFVVCNTGGCLLPIGDPPLFLGYLRGVPFTWTLELWPEWLFVNFLLIGVYFTWDTLKYLKENRTKIEAKPENPEKFKIRGVLNSVWLVGVIICVALLDPSKAVPGTDWHAPMYFREVMMLILTGLSLIFTSVSIRQKNSFNYDAILEVAALFVGIFICMQAPIQILNVYGKFLGFDSPTKFYWGTGILSSFLDNAPTYVVFFETAKTMEPTGTVVAGVGELMLSAISLGAVFMGAMTYIGNGPNFMVKAIAEKNNVRMPSFFGYMAYSCAVLLPISIIMNLIFLL
- a CDS encoding DUF4198 domain-containing protein, whose translation is MIRTSFLFLFGWCCLLSPLAFAHDTWVETNSNLVRTGGAVYIDLKLGNHGNDHRDFKLASKLDLEGCSVDLVSPDGTRYDLLDRLIDTGYAPNEGYWTSKFVVKKPGLYTVEHTLDKLLNHGHPIRAIKSAKTFFVVTPSLDQVSVDNPGFDRVAGHALELVPMSNPVTPMGPGKKLRMQVLFEGKPLADAKVSYIPQGVSLAEGFDEQYERNTDADGAVSFTPKSGNRFLIAVHHKVPAVDGEAYDETLYAATLTVLVPEICPCCGE